A part of Phoenix dactylifera cultivar Barhee BC4 chromosome 2, palm_55x_up_171113_PBpolish2nd_filt_p, whole genome shotgun sequence genomic DNA contains:
- the LOC103715455 gene encoding uncharacterized protein LOC103715455 → MDESEDRDNEPKDCDRRSAATGEARSTTSVHVTALDGLVNVNSLFTIAVFVGLSLTSPGQRSLEGNPACDAGPDIVRNLLVFEVVSFSFFLFSSLVAQGLKLAINLLNSNDVDESFRAHINARVLRLGMLASAAGSVIGCLFLLLSMINVIQIRLGLLSCGSTATGRAVAALVTLVSTALVVYISTVFYAFTH, encoded by the exons ATGGATGA ATCCGAGGACCGTGATAACGAGCCCAAGGACTGCGACAGGCGGTCAGCGGCGACGGGAGAGGCGAGGAGCACCACGAGCGTCCACGTGACGGCGCTGGACGGGCTGGTGAACGTGAACTCGCTCTTCACCATCGCCGTCTTCGTGGGGCTCTCCCTTACCTCCCCGGGACAGCGGAGCCTCGAGGGCAATCCCGCCTGCGACGCCGGCCCGGACATCGTCCGCAACCTCCTGGTGTTCGAGGTGGTCTCCTtcagcttcttcctcttctccagccTCGTGGCCCAGGGCCTCAAGCTCGCCATCAATCTGCTCAACAGCAACGACGTGGACGAGTCCTTCCGGGCGCACATCAACGCGCGGGTGCTCCGCCTCGGCATGCTCGCCTCGGCGGCGGGTTCGGTGATTGGCTGCCTCTTCCTGCTGCTCTCCATGATCAACGTCATCCAGATCCGCCTGGGGTTGCTGTCCTGCGGCAGCACCGCCACCGGCCGGGCGGTGGCCGCGCTCGTCACGCTTGTCTCCACCGCCCTCGTCGTCTATATCTCCACCGTCTTCTATGCCTTCACCCACTGA